The DNA region CCAACAAGGGAAAGCGGGTTGGAGCACCACTGGGCGCCATTCCACCTGCTCGAAAGCCCTCCCTTCCCGCTGTCCTCCACACCAAGCCAACTGCAGAGAAACAGCTGCGAAGGGGAGAGACTCTGCTCTGGAGGGACACCGATCCGAGCCGAAGACGTCGAGATAGTCTCACCTGGAAGGAGATCAAAGCAGATCGAGCTGCCATGATGCGAGAGGGAGCTGATGTGAGCTCCGTGAGAACGCAGAAGCTTCGCACGCGATTCGGAAAGAGCGACAGCTCCTCCTACAGCGAGGACAGTGATGGAGAGCAGGAGACTggggcaggaggaggaggaggttcCAGCACGGACACCAGCCTCTGTGATGACGACGACCCAAAGTCCACGGAGAAGAGTCCCAAGCAGAAGGCCAAGCTAGCACGCAAGCTTAAGGAGCAGAAGCAACTGGCCGGATCCAGGGACACGAGTTTGGAGCGACAGAGACCCAAGTCTTGGGCTCCAAGCAGCCGTGAGATACCCTTCATGCTAATGGGCACGGATAGTGGTGACGAGAAGGAGGAGAAGGCTACAAAAGAGGAGGCGGATAGTCGAGATCAAGCGGAGGATAGTGCCACGGAGAGCGGTCATTTCGAATTTGACAGGGAACTGCATTTGGTCAGCTCCAAGATAGAGCCACTGAAACTTCCTTACGACTCCGAATTCCCAGACATGCCTTCCGTTAGTCCCATACCGACGCCTCGAGAAAAGAGTGAAGCTGAAGAGGATTTGCTGGATGAGCGAAAGGCCTTCGATGTGAGCGATGTTGGGGTGACAAATCAGTACTTCGAGAGGGTTAACAGCGTGGAGCGGCCCAATCGTCTGGAATTGTCCTACTCGCTCAACGAGGAAGAGACGGATACTAATGCCATTTACCTAGAGGAGAGGGAAAAGGTTGAGGGGCATAGTGGTGATAGGGAATATAATTCCCTACCCCGTTTCTATCCAAGCGGGGACGATGATGGTGTACAGGGTGATGGCAAGGTGCCACAGATTCGGGACGACAACATTCCAGGCGAGAACAAGGACGACTACAAAGAACTCCTGAGCATGACGATAGACGAAAATACTGGTTACAAGCCACCACCTCCCACAGCCAGCACATTGAGTAATGCCAGCCGAAAGAGAAGAGATCCTCGCCGTAAAACCCTGACTCGCTCATCGACCATTGAAATCGAGGAACGCTATCAGGCTCTGGAGCGCAGGATCAGCCAGGATCAGCCAAGTGGAGATCGGCAATCCAAGTACATTCCCAGCACAGCAGCTCTAGAGGAGCGGTTCAATACCCTTGAAAAGCAACTGAGTGCCGAAAAGCAACGCAAGGAGCAGACCGATATGGAGGCTGACCATCCAATTAAATCCGAGCGAATTCCCTCCACCGCCGACCTGGAATCACGCTTCAATTCCCTAACAAAGCAAATGAGTTCCAGCGAATCTAGTTCCAAAACTCCCATCGATCTCAAGGACGAGGACCGGCCCAGTGGGAGCAGCTCCAAGAAGCAGAAGGATAGCGAAAAAACCAGCAAGCTGCACCAAGCCGAGGAACCTGAATCGAATACAAAGGAAACTAACGAAGAAACAGAAACCAGCGATAGCCAAGAAACTGAAAGTGCTGAAAAGAAAGCGGAGCAACCACGCCTCAAGAAACTTCCATCAACTGCAGAGCTGGAAGATCGTTTTAATGCCTTAGAGCGCAAAATGAGTGTCCAGAAGAGCAGCCCATCCAAGAACAAGAAAGAGCCACCCGATGAAGGAGAATCGAAGTCTACAAAGGAGCCAGAGGAACCAGAGAAGTCCGAGAAGGAAATTGAGAAGTCTTCGGACTCTCAACCACCCATTGCTACAAAGAATCCCGAAGACAGTGATCAGAAATTACCTGAAACTAAGGAGACAACTCCATCACCAACTAAAAAAGAAGATCAGAAAGTGAAGGATAAGTCCCCAAAAAGTGAGGAGAGTGTTGAAAAAGAAACCTCTGAGTCAAAAGAGGATTCACAAGAATTGGAAACTTCTACAACTAAAAAGGTGGAAGCCAATCGAAAGCTTAGCTTAGAAAAAGGTAATAACACAGTAAAAGAAGAAAGGGAAGAAGCTCCTGAGAAAACCAATAAAGAAGCtgctaaaaccaaaaacgaaaatgactcgttaaaaaaaagtgattCTCAAAAGAAAGAAGCCACTAAGACTTCGGTTCCTCAAACTGATTCTGATTTGAAACGTGCTTCTAAAGAAAACTCAACTACTAAAGACGTGGAACTAGAAAAGACTCCTCGAAAATCTCCACCCTCCACGGAGGAATTAGAAAAACGTTTTAATGCCTTGGAAAAACAGATGAGTACCACCAACCTAGAAACAACTAAAGAACCGGATCAAACTAAATCAGCAACCAAAACACAACCTTCGAGTGCTGAAGAAAAGACTCAGAAATCCATGAAATCTTTTGACGACAAGATCAAAGAAGTTAATGTGGCTATCGAAAAGGAGCAGAAGAGAGTTGAGGTGGAAGATCAAGCTGAAGAGAAGCACAAAAACGTTGAAGAAGGTGGCAGAGTGGTCAACAACAAATTGGAAACCCCAAAAGCCAAAGAAGAGGGTTCTCAGCAACCAGAAGAGAGTCAGCAAAAGGGTAAGAACCAGCGAAGAGCTTCTGAGCCACCGTCAACGGAGGATCTCGAAAAGCGTTATGAAACCTTGAAGCGTCGCATGAGTAGCAAGAATCAGTTCAGCGAAACCGTGGACGAAGCTCTCGAGCGGATCCAGCAGGAGGTAATCTCCGAGTCGGTGGAGGAAAAGAAGCCACCACCATCGACTGAGGATCTGGAGAGTCGCTTCGAGGCACTGCAGGGGGATAAGAAAAACGTGGAATCCAAAGTGGCCGAAACCAAGCACGTAGATGTGGCCATTGAGGCGCATATTCCATCGccacctccgccgccaccaccaccaaagGAACGTCCTGTCCTGGCCGAACCGGTTCTCCACCAGCAACAGGATCTGATCGAGGAGCTGCAGAGCAAGATGCGTGGCCAATCACCCGGCGAGGAGAACCTGAAGCCCAGCGAGATAAATCCGCAGAGGAGGCAGCGAAAGCTACTGCAACGACCCACGCCCATGGGCGATGAGACCTCGGAAGCACCTGCAAACACGGCTTACTACAGAGCGGCAAGCCACGAACAATGGCAGCAGCGCATGGTGCGTCGGTTCTCTGATTTACCCTCCCGGGCCGATCTGGAGAACCGATTGCAGTTCCTGGAGAGGCAACTCTACAAGAAGTTCTACAAGCAGCGCTGTGCAAGTGATTCCGAAGTTGCATCGAGGGTCAAACTTCCGCCCGAGGACCAGCCGAGCACCTCTCGGCAGGCCAAGGAACTGGAAGCCGAAGGACAGCTGGAGCAGCGTGTCCTGGCATTGGAGAAGCAGCTGAGCGAGAACAGTCTCAAGTTGCTGGAAGCGATGAGGGAGCGCCAACGGTCAGCAGATGACAGTGGCTCCCCCAGGCGACTGAGCACGGAGACAATCGACGCCACGGGCAAGGAGCTTGTTAGATACACCCAGAACATTGGTGAGCTGGAGGAAGTCGACGCCCACAAGCCCATCAACATAAGCATCAACATCAAGATGATGGTCAACAAAGACAGTGAGTCCAAGCAGCCCAAGGCCGAGTCCAAGCCCACAACAGAAGATCTGACGCGTCGCCTGGAGCAATTGGAGCAGCAACTGTTGGAGGAACGGGCCAAGAATGGCTCGATCCCACCAGAAAATGAAGTGCTTGAGGAGAGGCCAGAAAAACTCGAGGAAAAGGATTCCTGCAAAAAGCAGGAGAAGAACTGCCACAATCAACATGTCAAAGGTGATGAGGTCGAGAAAGCAGAAGTGCCTGTTGAGAGAAAAATTGAACCTGCAGCGGCTAAGGAGACCAAAACCCTTGAAAATGAAGAGAAAGCTCAAGCTCGAGCCAAAGATGTGGATACTCAAAAATCTGTAAAGGGCCAGAGTGCAGTGGATGATAAAAAATCTAGTAATCAGAATACAGTGGATGATAAAAAATCTGTTAAGGGCCAGAATGTAGTGGATGATAAAAAATCGGTTAATGATCAGAATGTAGTGGTTGACAAAAAAGCAGAAAGTTTGGATAAAAAAGAATCTCCTGCTAAGGGAAAATCTGAAGATGACATTAAACAGAAGTCAGAGGCCACCAAAGCTGAAGTCGCTAAAGAAACATCCATCCAAGGGAAACCTTCCGAAACTAAGTTGGAAAAACGCATAACCAAAGACCCCGTTCCTAAGGAAGCTTCAACTAAAGAGCTTTCCCACAAAAAGGATAATCTTAAAAGTGAGGAACCCAAATGCAAAGAAAAGGAAGCGACCAAAActgaaacaaataaatcaaaggaAACCTCTTCAGGTGAGGTCTCCACTAAAGAAAGCAAAGTATCAAGCAAACAACtgccagaaaaaaaagaaacaatcAAAGACTCTGCTTCCAAAGAACTGCCCGAAAAAATGGTAATCAATTCGACAGATGTAGGACCCATGGATCCCAACGGCAAAACAGTGGTACTGTTAATGGACAACGAACACAGAGCTTCGAAAGTGCGCAGATTGACCAGGGCCAACACGGAGGAACTGGAGGATCTTTTCCAGGCCTTGGAGAAACAGCTCAATGATCGAAATCTTGTCAAATCCGAAGATGGTCGACTGATACGAGTAGATCCCAAGCCAAGCGCTGAGCAAGAGGAGCAGACTCAGGCTATCTCTGATCTCACCAAAGAAATCGAGGATTTTACCAGCGCCAAACCTGAGGAGGAGAACCCGAAGGAGGCGACAAAAGAAGACAAGTCGGAGCCCGAAGAGCCGGAGGACTTCGACTGGGGACCCAACACTGTGAAACACCACTTGAAACGCAAAACAGTCTACCTGCCGTCCACCAAAGAGCTGGAGTCGCGCTTCCGCTCCTTGGAACGCCAGATAAAACTGCTTGAGGATGTGGAAAAGATCGATGTGGAGCAGCGATTGAATGAAATCGAGCGTAAAATTAAACTGCAGTACTCGCTATCCCACGAAAAGGATTTGAACAAGTACTTGGAACTGTGTGAGGGTAAGGGACTGGATGATGATGAACCATTGCCTGTGGAAACTCCAACGAAGGCGGAGGAAACTACTGCAACTAGAGATCGTTCTCGTAGTCCTGGTCGCAAAGCGGTGGCTATGAAATCTCCATATACTTCGCCATCGCGGAAGGCCACCATTAAAACTCCACATACTTCTCCCACCCGGAAGCCAATCATCAAATCTCCCTATACATCTCCTTCCCGAAAGTCTGCCAAATCCCCGTATACGTCGCCTTCCAGGAATCGACAGAGATCACCTTCTCCCACTCGATCGCCGGAAAGGAAGTCGAAGCGAAGTCCCTACACTTCACCAGCCCGTCGCAAGCCGCATCCGAACGATCTGCCCATATCAGATGACTTGGAGTACAAGTATCGAGTACTGGATTTGGTTAGATCCAAATCCAAGGAGAACTTGGCCAAGCGAATGAACGATCCCAACAGAAAACCGGCCATTCATCCCCTGGAAATGATTCTTAGTCCCAGTCCGGACACAGATGCGATACCTACAACCGGAGAACTAGAGCACAGAATACGTGTCCTGGACGAGAAGCTCAAGTCGCCAGCCAAAACCCGATCAAAGTCGCGCTCTCGATCGCCAACCATCGAAGACATAAAACGCCAGAAGATGAGAGATGAGCAAAAGCCCAGGACTCCGGTCCACAATCTAGAGAGGATTGTCAGTTCGCCTGGTCGACCAGAACCACCCACTGCCGAAGAGCTCGAGGAGCGCATACGCATCCTGGAGCAGGAGCATAAGTTTGACTTTAAGACCCAGAAGGACTACAAGGCATTCAATCAAAAGCTCAAGGACGTAATCTCACCTTCGCTCTCCTTCGACGAATTCCGGGCAGCCAAGTCACGTGAGCAAAGTCCCCGCCGCCA from Drosophila santomea strain STO CAGO 1482 chromosome 3R, Prin_Dsan_1.1, whole genome shotgun sequence includes:
- the LOC120454482 gene encoding microtubule-associated protein futsch isoform X2 codes for the protein MLSPYKDNKMSETKKLLDALLCDIYGRQEQLAKRMRRCCRNPVLKRSPKKKKGQLAQLASGMVGNRSTLERLDVRKLIDVCAILKVEILMLGYLLERVLVARDRLQRHQEVLCEFVTAVLVVESDDAQPKMRFSLSPPPQKAITSARLTSPTKNSLSSSTTTTNTTRSTTLTTPGSNNRSPSSTKTTMLTRNGGGHGTSPTASGSGHAPSASASASAAADDEATSDYNQWLHAMKLVARLPGGTPPEFRRKLWLSLADKYLKSKNVDWAQQREKCFCEEWREDDEELGIQIVKDLHRTGSNLCTGPAGSINQAKLKRILLGYARYNPEVGYCQGFNMLGALILQVMDKEEEESMKVMIYLVEGVLPTGYFYGSMGGLQADMGVFRELMQTRLPRLAKHLQRLQGPVENAFEPPLTNVFTMQWFLTMFCTCLPMSCVLRVWDLVLIEGSDVLLRTALVLWSLLEERVISVRSADEFYGKMGSYSSELLNGHLVDSNGLIERVVKLGPIADLRQLRDKHLYNIAPLRHKQGLQLYYDEEDTHSDEERLAVATVFGLNWGRRGSVGPAAAGKQQVEQKDRLALDISLLKKQYDRLRERQKQAHVILTTACSTAARQGSGPASSSQSSVPVNQLLLGRPAIVTNKGKRVGAPLGAIPPARKPSLPAVLHTKPTAEKQLRRGETLLWRDTDPSRRRRDSLTWKEIKADRAAMMREGADVSSVRTQKLRTRFGKSDSSSYSEDSDGEQETGAGGGGGSSTDTSLCDDDDPKSTEKSPKQKAKLARKLKEQKQLAGSRDTSLERQRPKSWAPSSREIPFMLMGTDSGDEKEEKATKEEADSRDQAEDSATESGHFEFDRELHLVSSKIEPLKLPYDSEFPDMPSVSPIPTPREKSEAEEDLLDERKAFDVSDVGVTNQYFERVNSVERPNRLELSYSLNEEETDTNAIYLEEREKVEGHSGDREYNSLPRFYPSGDDDGVQGDGKVPQIRDDNIPGENKDDYKELLSMTIDENTGYKPPPPTASTLSNASRKRRDPRRKTLTRSSTIEIEERYQALERRISQDQPSGDRQSKYIPSTAALEERFNTLEKQLSAEKQRKEQTDMEADHPIKSERIPSTADLESRFNSLTKQMSSSESSSKTPIDLKDEDRPSGSSSKKQKDSEKTSKLHQAEEPESNTKETNEETETSDSQETESAEKKAEQPRLKKLPSTAELEDRFNALERKMSVQKSSPSKNKKEPPDEGESKSTKEPEEPEKSEKEIEKSSDSQPPIATKNPEDSDQKLPETKETTPSPTKKEDQKVKDKSPKSEESVEKETSESKEDSQELETSTTKKVEANRKLSLEKGNNTVKEEREEAPEKTNKEAAKTKNENDSLKKSDSQKKEATKTSVPQTDSDLKRASKENSTTKDVELEKTPRKSPPSTEELEKRFNALEKQMSTTNLETTKEPDQTKSATKTQPSSAEEKTQKSMKSFDDKIKEVNVAIEKEQKRVEVEDQAEEKHKNVEEGGRVVNNKLETPKAKEEGSQQPEESQQKGKNQRRASEPPSTEDLEKRYETLKRRMSSKNQFSETVDEALERIQQEVISESVEEKKPPPSTEDLESRFEALQGDKKNVESKVAETKHVDVAIEAHIPSPPPPPPPPKERPVLAEPVLHQQQDLIEELQSKMRGQSPGEENLKPSEINPQRRQRKLLQRPTPMGDETSEAPANTAYYRAASHEQWQQRMVRRFSDLPSRADLENRLQFLERQLYKKFYKQRCASDSEVASRVKLPPEDQPSTSRQAKELEAEGQLEQRVLALEKQLSENSLKLLEAMRERQRSADDSGSPRRLSTETIDATGKELVRYTQNIGELEEVDAHKPINISINIKMMVNKDSESKQPKAESKPTTEDLTRRLEQLEQQLLEERAKNGSIPPENEVLEERPEKLEEKDSCKKQEKNCHNQHVKGDEVEKAEVPVERKIEPAAAKETKTLENEEKAQARAKDVDTQKSVKGQSAVDDKKSSNQNTVDDKKSVKGQNVVDDKKSVNDQNVVVDKKAESLDKKESPAKGKSEDDIKQKSEATKAEVAKETSIQGKPSETKLEKRITKDPVPKEASTKELSHKKDNLKSEEPKCKEKEATKTETNKSKETSSGEVSTKESKVSSKQLPEKKETIKDSASKELPEKMVINSTDVGPMDPNGKTVVLLMDNEHRASKVRRLTRANTEELEDLFQALEKQLNDRNLVKSEDGRLIRVDPKPSAEQEEQTQAISDLTKEIEDFTSAKPEEENPKEATKEDKSEPEEPEDFDWGPNTVKHHLKRKTVYLPSTKELESRFRSLERQIKLLEDVEKIDVEQRLNEIERKIKLQYSLSHEKDLNKYLELCEGKGLDDDEPLPVETPTKAEETTATRDRSRSPGRKAVAMKSPYTSPSRKATIKTPHTSPTRKPIIKSPYTSPSRKSAKSPYTSPSRNRQRSPSPTRSPERKSKRSPYTSPARRKPHPNDLPISDDLEYKYRVLDLVRSKSKENLAKRMNDPNRKPAIHPLEMILSPSPDTDAIPTTGELEHRIRVLDEKLKSPAKTRSKSRSRSPTIEDIKRQKMRDEQKPRTPVHNLERIVSSPGRPEPPTAEELEERIRILEQEHKFDFKTQKDYKAFNQKLKDVISPSLSFDEFRAAKSREQSPRRHGPTTPKSALRRDDFDEGYCGGAHTTTHYRPTSPKVIRFRDEDEDEDQFEEAPRPKSRQTSDRMKTLADQPSATRSYASSSEGLDALGSRLMRETSPITRTGTHTGVPLRTGENINDRLSSIKNSIKSIDTLCEEKPYQKEKCQRYIDSLFTDSLHFASKKSSLEDLSLSRSLSRSESRGRSIHRTGEYAPSIRVTSEHRSLGSADSRRSPLGNRDTSPVHHRSHRDVSRELSPRRRRLEEEDEERKDRESSRVRRDNLLPNYFADNRSELSSGSSLTGFNHKVDRQLEETCAKYADDRRSACRTPLSHPYESRTTATRHSHSHSHTDPVQIPANPAGSATATDSFPRPVSPYRQPYDPYHRSPGGAGGTPLYQPGKLEIRHTTVTSTFYDRFLTEKQIERQTHSRPPSRSPVVSPSVPAKSYVDLSSTTSAISSTTATSTTASSFMSSSYAGPSFSLPSASNYSYLNPGSGSGSGSVSGSGISSISPRASCSDLRSTTSGPTSTSTTSATTSSYVPYNFTSSFTSRLSDPITTSTASAMSTSSLTHSTGVYNPMMSFTLREPLASSSLGAASASTLLPFQFNRTFTSNFDKEQNKQ
- the LOC120454482 gene encoding microtubule-associated protein futsch isoform X3, translating into MLSPYKDNKMSETKKLLDALLCDIYGRQEQLAKRMRRCCRNPVLKRSPKKKKGQLAQLASGMVGNRSTLERLDVRKLIDVCAILKVEILMLGYLLERVLVARDRLQRHQEVLCEFVTAVLVVESDDAQPKMRFSLSPPPQKAITSARLTSPTKNSLSSSTTTTNTTRSTTLTTPGSNNRSPSSTKTTMLTRNGGGHGTSPTASGSGHAPSASASASAAADDEATSDYNQWLHAMKLVARLPGGTPPEFRRKLWLSLADKYLKSKNVDWAQQREKCFCEEWREDDEELGIQIVKDLHRTGSNLCTGPAGSINQAKLKRILLGYARYNPEVGYCQGFNMLGALILQVMDKEEEESMKVMIYLVEGVLPTGYFYGSMGGLQADMGVFRELMQTRLPRLAKHLQRLQGPVENAFEPPLTNVFTMQWFLTMFCTCLPMSCVLRVWDLVLIEGSDVLLRTALVLWSLLEERVISVRSADEFYGKMGSYSSELLNGHLVDSNGLIERVVKLGPIADLRQLRDKHLYNIAPLRHKQGLQLYYDEEDTHSDEERLAVATVFGLNWGRRGSVGPAAAGKQQVEQKDRLALDISLLKKQYDRLRERQKQAHVILTTACSTAARQGSGPASSSQSSVPVNQLLLGRPAIVTNKGKRVGAPLGAIPPARKPSLPAVLHTKPTAEKQLRRGETLLWRDTDPSRRRRDSLTWKEIKADRAAMMREGADVSSVRTQKLRTRFGKSDSSSYSEDSDGEQETGAGGGGGSSTDTSLCDDDDPKSTEKSPKQKAKLARKLKEQKQLAGSRDTSLERQRPKSWAPSSREIPFMLMGTDSGDEKEEKATKEEADSRDQAEDSATESGHFEFDRELHLVSSKIEPLKLPYDSEFPDMPSVSPIPTPREKSEAEEDLLDERKAFDVSDVGVTNQYFERVNSVERPNRLELSYSLNEEETDTNAIYLEEREKVEGHSGDREYNSLPRFYPSGDDDGVQGDGKVPQIRDDNIPGENKDDYKELLSMTIDENTGYKPPPPTASTLSNASRKRRDPRRKTLTRSSTIEIEERYQALERRISQDQPSGDRQSKYIPSTAALEERFNTLEKQLSAEKQRKEQTDMEADHPIKSERIPSTADLESRFNSLTKQMSSSESSSKTPIDLKDEDRPSGSSSKKQKDSEKTSKLHQAEEPESNTKETNEETETSDSQETESAEKKAEQPRLKKLPSTAELEDRFNALERKMSVQKSSPSKNKKEPPDEGESKSTKEPEEPEKSEKEIEKSSDSQPPIATKNPEDSDQKLPETKETTPSPTKKEDQKVKDKSPKSEESVEKETSESKEDSQELETSTTKKVEANRKLSLEKGNNTVKEEREEAPEKTNKEAAKTKNENDSLKKSDSQKKEATKTSVPQTDSDLKRASKENSTTKDVELEKTPRKSPPSTEELEKRFNALEKQMSTTNLETTKEPDQTKSATKTQPSSAEEKTQKSMKSFDDKIKEVNVAIEKEQKRVEVEDQAEEKHKNVEEGGRVVNNKLETPKAKEEGSQQPEESQQKGKNQRRASEPPSTEDLEKRYETLKRRMSSKNQFSETVDEALERIQQEVISESVEEKKPPPSTEDLESRFEALQGDKKNVESKVAETKHVDVAIEAHIPSPPPPPPPPKERPVLAEPVLHQQQDLIEELQSKMRGQSPGEENLKPSEINPQRRQRKLLQRPTPMGDETSEAPANTAYYRAASHEQWQQRMVRRFSDLPSRADLENRLQFLERQLYKKFYKQRCASDSEVASRVKLPPEDQPSTSRQAKELEAEGQLEQRVLALEKQLSENSLKLLEAMRERQRSADDSGSPRRLSTETIDATGKELVRYTQNIGELEEVDAHKPINISINIKMMVNKDSESKQPKAESKPTTEDLTRRLEQLEQQLLEERAKNGSIPPENEVLEERPEKLEEKDSCKKQEKNCHNQHVKGDEVEKAEVPVERKIEPAAAKETKTLENEEKAQARAKDVDTQKSVKGQSAVDDKKSSNQNTVDDKKSVKGQNVVDDKKSVNDQNVVVDKKAESLDKKESPAKGKSEDDIKQKSEATKAEVAKETSIQGKPSETKLEKRITKDPVPKEASTKELSHKKDNLKSEEPKCKEKEATKTETNKSKETSSGEVSTKESKVSSKQLPEKKETIKDSASKELPEKMVINSTDVGPMDPNGKTVVLLMDNEHRASKVRRLTRANTEELEDLFQALEKQLNDRNLVKSEDGRLIRVDPKPSAEQEEQTQAISDLTKEIEDFTSAKPEEENPKEATKEDKSEPEEPEDFDWGPNTVKHHLKRKTVYLPSTKELESRFRSLERQIKLLEDVEKIDVEQRLNEIERKIKLQYSLSHEKDLNKYLELCEGKGLDDDEPLPVETPTKAEETTATRDRSRSPGRKAVAMKSPYTSPSRKATIKTPHTSPTRKPIIKSPYTSPSRKSAKSPYTSPSRNRQRSPSPTRSPERKSKRSPYTSPARRKPHPNDLPISDDLEYKYRVLDLVRSKSKENLAKRMNDPNRKPAIHPLEMILSPSPDTDAIPTTGELEHRIRVLDEKLKSPAKTRSKSRSRSPTIEDIKRQKMRDEQKPRTPVHNLERIVSSPGRPEPPTAEELEERIRILEQEHKFDFKTQKDYKAFNQKLKDVISPSLSFDEFRAAKSREQSPRRHGPTTPKSALRRDDFDEGYCGGAHTTTHYRPTSPKVIRFRDEDEDEDQFEEAPRPKSRQTSDRMTLADQPSATRSYASSSEGLDALGSRLMRETSPITRTGTHTGVPLRTGENINDRLSSIKNSIKSIDTLCEEKPYQKEKCQRYIDSLFTDSLHFASKKSSLEDLSLSRSLSRSESRGRSIHRTGEYAPSIRVTSEHRSLGSADSRRSPLGNRDTSPVHHRSHRDVSRELSPRRRRLEEEDEERKDRESSRVRRDNLLPNYFADNRSELSSGSSLTGFNHKVDRQLEETCAKYADDRRSACRTPLSHPYESRTTATRHSHSHSHTDPVQIPANPAGSATATDSFPRPVSPYRQPYDPYHRSPGGAGGTPLYQPGKLEIRHTTVTSTFYDRFLTEKQIERQTHSRPPSRSPVVSPSVPAKSYVDLSSTTSAISSTTATSTTASSFMSSSYAGPSFSLPSASNYSYLNPGSGSGSGSVSGSGISSISPRASCSDLRSTTSGPTSTSTTSATTSSYVPYNFTSSFTSRLSDPITTSTASAMSTSSLTHSTGVYNPMMSFTLREPLASSSLGAASASTLLPFQFNRTFTSNFDKEQNKQ